The Mesorhizobium sp. M1D.F.Ca.ET.043.01.1.1 genome contains a region encoding:
- a CDS encoding ABC transporter substrate-binding protein yields the protein MRYKFLTAAFAATVALNFAGAAGATDLEVTHWWTSGGEAAAVAELAKAFDATGNHWVDGAIAGSGGTARPIMISRITGGDPMGATQFNHGRQAEELVQAGLMRDLTDIATKDKWTEIVRPKSLLDSCTIDGKIYCVPVNIHSWQWLWLSNAAFEKAGVPVPKNWNEYVAAAPALEKAGIIPLAVGGQPWQASGAFDVLLAAVGGTDTFLKVYKDKDAKFAAGPEVAKVFKAADDARKMAKNTNVQDWNQATNLVITGKAGGQIMGDWAQGEFQVAGQTAGKDYTCLPGLGLNEVIATGGDAFYFPLLKDADKAKAQEVLAETLLDPKTQVAFNLKKGSLPVRGDVDLQAANDCMKKGLDILAKGSVMPWTDQLMSQDSQKQKEDLFSEFFAKPDMTLEEAQKRFADIIASAD from the coding sequence ATGCGATACAAATTCCTGACTGCCGCGTTCGCCGCGACGGTCGCGCTGAACTTCGCCGGAGCGGCGGGCGCGACCGACCTCGAAGTCACCCATTGGTGGACTTCAGGCGGCGAGGCGGCGGCGGTGGCTGAACTTGCCAAGGCATTCGACGCGACTGGCAATCACTGGGTCGACGGCGCCATCGCCGGCTCGGGCGGCACGGCGCGGCCGATCATGATCAGCCGCATCACCGGCGGCGATCCGATGGGCGCCACCCAGTTCAACCACGGCCGCCAGGCGGAAGAGCTCGTCCAGGCCGGGCTGATGCGCGACCTCACCGACATCGCCACCAAGGACAAGTGGACGGAAATCGTGCGGCCGAAGAGCCTGCTCGACTCGTGCACCATCGACGGCAAGATCTATTGCGTGCCGGTCAACATCCATTCCTGGCAATGGCTGTGGCTGTCGAACGCGGCCTTCGAAAAGGCTGGCGTGCCAGTGCCGAAGAACTGGAATGAGTATGTAGCGGCCGCCCCTGCGCTGGAGAAGGCAGGCATCATCCCGCTCGCCGTCGGTGGGCAGCCCTGGCAGGCATCCGGCGCCTTCGACGTGCTGCTCGCGGCTGTTGGCGGCACCGATACCTTCCTCAAGGTCTACAAGGACAAGGATGCGAAATTCGCCGCCGGGCCCGAGGTCGCCAAGGTGTTCAAGGCCGCGGACGATGCCCGCAAGATGGCGAAGAACACCAATGTGCAGGACTGGAACCAGGCAACCAATCTCGTCATCACCGGCAAGGCTGGTGGCCAGATCATGGGCGACTGGGCGCAGGGCGAATTCCAGGTCGCCGGCCAGACCGCCGGCAAGGACTATACCTGCCTTCCGGGCCTCGGGCTGAACGAGGTGATTGCCACCGGCGGCGATGCTTTCTACTTCCCGCTGCTGAAGGACGCCGACAAGGCCAAGGCGCAGGAAGTCCTGGCCGAAACGCTGCTCGATCCCAAGACGCAGGTTGCCTTCAACCTCAAGAAGGGTTCGCTGCCGGTGCGCGGCGACGTCGACCTGCAAGCGGCGAATGACTGCATGAAGAAGGGCCTCGACATCCTGGCCAAGGGCAGCGTCATGCCTTGGACCGACCAGTTGATGTCGCAGGACAGCCAGAAGCAGAAGGAGGATCTCTTCTCCGAATTCTTCGCCAAGCCCGACATGACGCTCGAAGAGGCGCAGAAGCGCTTCGCCGACATCATCGCCTCGGCCGACTGA
- a CDS encoding carbohydrate ABC transporter permease has product MAEIAASVPHAGALQRDAAGPSGTKPRHVLSRRNIFLYGTLIVVALYYLLPLYVMVVTSLKGMPEIRLGNIFSPPLEITFEPWVKAWATACTGLNCDGLSRGFWNSVRITVPSVLLSIAIASVNGYALANWRFKGADSFFIILIVGAFIPYQVMIYPIVIILREIGIYGTLTGLVIVHSIFGMPILTLLFRNYFTSMPEELFRAARVDGAGFWGIYLRIMLPMSLPIFVVAVILQVTGIWNDFLFGVVYTRPDTYPMTVQLNNIVNSVQGVKEYNVNMAATILTGLVPLIVYFVSGKLFVRGIAAGAVKG; this is encoded by the coding sequence ATGGCTGAGATTGCTGCCTCCGTTCCCCACGCAGGCGCCCTTCAACGCGATGCAGCGGGTCCGAGCGGAACAAAGCCGCGGCATGTGCTCTCGCGCCGCAACATCTTTCTCTACGGCACGCTGATCGTCGTGGCGCTCTATTATCTGCTGCCGCTTTACGTGATGGTCGTCACGTCGCTGAAGGGGATGCCAGAAATCCGCCTCGGCAACATCTTCTCGCCGCCGCTGGAGATCACCTTCGAGCCTTGGGTGAAGGCGTGGGCGACCGCCTGCACCGGTCTCAATTGCGACGGGCTCTCGCGCGGCTTCTGGAATTCCGTGCGCATCACCGTGCCGTCGGTGCTCTTGTCGATCGCGATCGCTTCGGTGAACGGCTACGCCTTGGCCAACTGGCGCTTCAAGGGCGCCGACAGCTTCTTCATCATCCTGATCGTCGGCGCCTTCATCCCCTATCAGGTGATGATCTATCCGATCGTCATCATCCTGCGCGAGATCGGCATCTACGGCACGCTGACCGGCCTGGTGATCGTGCACTCGATCTTCGGCATGCCGATCCTGACGCTTCTGTTTCGCAACTATTTCACGTCGATGCCGGAGGAGCTGTTCAGGGCGGCGCGCGTCGACGGCGCCGGCTTCTGGGGCATCTATCTGCGCATCATGCTGCCGATGTCGCTGCCGATCTTCGTCGTCGCCGTCATCCTGCAGGTGACCGGCATCTGGAACGACTTCCTGTTCGGCGTCGTCTACACCCGCCCCGACACCTATCCGATGACGGTCCAGCTCAACAACATCGTCAACTCGGTGCAGGGCGTGAAGGAGTACAACGTCAACATGGCCGCAACCATCCTGACCGGCCTCGTGCCGCTCATCGTCTACTTCGTTTCCGGCAAGCTCTTCGTGCGCGGCATCGCGGCCGGCGCGGTGAAAGGATGA
- a CDS encoding ABC transporter ATP-binding protein yields the protein MMAAAIANPSVSIQDLSLNFGVMSVLKTLNLDVAEGEFIVLLGPSGCGKSTLLNCIAGLLDISEGRIFIKGKNVTWEEPKDRGIGMVFQSYALYPQMTVEKNLSFGLRVAGVPKDEIAKRIARAAEILQIEPLLQRKPSALSGGQRQRVAIGRALVRDVDVFLFDEPLSNLDAKLRSELRVEIKLLHRRLQNTMIYVTHDQIEAMTLADRIAVMKGGVIQQLDAPQTIYNRPVNRFVAGFLGSPAMNFLKGELEAGDAPVFRADGISVPLGRYAFDGDNGRAARPCIFGIRPEHIALGDAAKAMPFTAESTVEIVDPMGSDTLVWTKLGGQIVSFRVEADKTLSNGDAIRIGFDPARASLFDAQTDSRL from the coding sequence ATGATGGCAGCAGCGATCGCCAATCCCAGCGTCTCGATCCAGGACCTGTCGCTCAATTTCGGCGTCATGTCGGTGCTGAAGACCCTCAATCTCGACGTCGCCGAGGGCGAGTTCATCGTGCTGCTCGGACCCTCCGGCTGCGGCAAGTCGACCCTGCTCAACTGCATCGCCGGCCTGCTCGACATTTCCGAAGGCCGCATCTTCATCAAGGGCAAGAACGTCACTTGGGAGGAGCCGAAGGACCGCGGCATCGGCATGGTGTTCCAGTCCTACGCGCTCTACCCGCAGATGACGGTGGAGAAGAACCTGTCCTTCGGCCTGCGCGTCGCCGGCGTGCCGAAGGACGAGATCGCCAAACGCATCGCGCGCGCGGCCGAAATCCTGCAGATCGAGCCGCTGTTGCAGCGCAAGCCCTCGGCGCTTTCGGGCGGCCAGCGCCAGCGCGTGGCGATCGGGCGCGCGCTGGTGCGCGACGTCGACGTCTTCCTGTTCGACGAGCCGCTCTCCAACCTCGACGCCAAGCTGCGCTCGGAACTGCGCGTCGAGATCAAGCTCCTGCACCGCAGGCTGCAGAACACGATGATCTACGTCACCCACGACCAGATCGAGGCGATGACGCTGGCCGACCGCATCGCGGTGATGAAGGGCGGCGTGATCCAGCAGCTCGACGCGCCGCAAACGATCTACAACCGCCCGGTCAACCGCTTCGTCGCCGGCTTCCTCGGCTCTCCGGCGATGAATTTCCTCAAAGGGGAGTTGGAAGCGGGCGACGCTCCCGTGTTCAGGGCCGACGGTATCTCGGTGCCGCTTGGCCGTTACGCATTCGATGGCGACAACGGCCGCGCCGCGAGGCCTTGCATCTTCGGCATCAGGCCTGAGCATATTGCCTTGGGTGACGCCGCCAAGGCGATGCCGTTCACCGCCGAGTCGACCGTCGAGATCGTCGATCCGATGGGCTCCGACACGCTGGTGTGGACGAAGCTCGGGGGCCAGATCGTCTCCTTCCGCGTCGAGGCGGACAAGACGCTGAGCAACGGCGATGCGATCCGCATCGGCTTCGATCCGGCGCGCGCTTCGCTGTTCGACGCTCAAACCGACAGCCGCCTCTAA
- a CDS encoding sugar ABC transporter permease, with product MSNSERPNQLFRNLNAKVASIPMILTALVVFVGGTAWTVLYSFTNSKLLPRLSFVGLDQYYRLWATPRWLVSIENLLIYGIISLVFSLVVGFILAALLDQKIRFEDTFRTIFLYPFALSFIVTGLVWQWLLNPDFGVQRVVRDLGWTSFSFDPLYNSSIVIYGISIAALWQGTGLIMCLMLAGLRGIDEDIWKAARVDGIPMWKTYLFIVIPMMRPVFITTLVIIAAGIVKVYDLVVAQTSGGPGIASEVPAKYVYDYMFFAQNLGQGFAASTMMLLSVVIVIVPWAYLEFGGKKHG from the coding sequence ATGAGCAACAGCGAACGCCCCAACCAGCTTTTCCGCAATCTCAATGCCAAGGTCGCGTCGATCCCGATGATCCTGACCGCGCTGGTGGTCTTTGTCGGCGGCACGGCCTGGACGGTGCTCTATTCCTTCACCAACTCGAAGCTTTTGCCGCGGCTGAGTTTCGTCGGGCTCGACCAGTACTACCGGCTGTGGGCGACGCCGCGCTGGCTGGTGTCGATCGAGAACCTTCTGATCTACGGCATCATCTCGCTGGTGTTCTCGCTGGTGGTCGGCTTCATCCTCGCGGCCCTGCTCGACCAGAAGATCCGCTTCGAGGACACCTTCCGCACCATCTTCCTCTATCCCTTCGCGCTGTCCTTCATCGTCACCGGCCTGGTCTGGCAGTGGCTGCTCAACCCGGATTTCGGCGTCCAGCGCGTGGTGCGGGACCTCGGCTGGACGAGCTTCAGCTTCGATCCGCTCTACAATTCCAGCATCGTCATCTACGGCATTTCGATCGCCGCGCTCTGGCAAGGCACGGGGCTGATCATGTGCCTGATGCTCGCCGGCCTGCGCGGTATCGACGAGGACATCTGGAAGGCCGCTAGGGTCGACGGCATACCGATGTGGAAGACCTATCTCTTCATCGTCATCCCGATGATGCGGCCGGTCTTCATCACCACGCTGGTCATCATCGCCGCCGGCATCGTCAAGGTCTACGACCTCGTCGTCGCCCAGACCAGCGGCGGCCCGGGCATCGCCTCCGAAGTGCCGGCAAAATATGTCTACGACTACATGTTCTTCGCCCAGAACCTCGGCCAGGGCTTTGCCGCCTCGACCATGATGCTGCTCTCGGTGGTGATCGTCATCGTGCCATGGGCCTATCTCGAATTCGGAGGCAAGAAGCATGGCTGA